The following coding sequences are from one Gemmatimonadota bacterium window:
- a CDS encoding type II toxin-antitoxin system HicB family antitoxin yields the protein MTRLLIVIEETPTGYSAYAPDVPGCIATGATREAVEAAMREAIAFHIEGLHEEGLETPVPHSYAVMVEIAA from the coding sequence ATGACGCGGCTCTTGATTGTGATTGAGGAAACGCCGACTGGCTATTCGGCCTATGCGCCCGACGTCCCGGGTTGCATTGCCACTGGCGCAACGCGCGAGGCGGTCGAAGCGGCGATGCGTGAGGCGATCGCCTTCCATATCGAGGGGCTGCACGAGGAGGGGCTCGAGACCCCGGTGCCGCACTCTTACGCCGTCATGGTCGAAATCGCGGCCTGA
- a CDS encoding AbrB/MazE/SpoVT family DNA-binding domain-containing protein, whose amino-acid sequence MISRVQKWGNSQGLPLPKALLAEAGLRVGSEVELVVKHGALVITPFQRRRGGHHLRTLVRRLPAALIHRSGSRGHPQAGKPGRSAPHSAFRRLGAPLTPPHTATAAPAPHAATR is encoded by the coding sequence ATGATTTCCAGGGTGCAGAAGTGGGGCAACTCCCAGGGGCTCCCGCTCCCCAAGGCGCTCTTGGCCGAGGCCGGGCTCAGGGTCGGCAGTGAGGTGGAGCTGGTCGTGAAGCATGGGGCTCTCGTGATCACGCCATTCCAGCGCCGTCGCGGCGGACACCACCTCCGCACCTTGGTGCGTCGGCTGCCCGCGGCTCTAATCCACCGGAGTGGGAGTCGGGGCCACCCTCAGGCCGGGAAGCCTGGTAGGTCGGCCCCACACAGCGCGTTCCGACGCCTAGGCGCGCCCCTCACTCCGCCACATACCGCCACGGCTGCCCCGGCCCCGCACGCCGCCACACGGTGA
- a CDS encoding type II toxin-antitoxin system HicA family toxin: protein MKVRILLRILAQDGWRLARIRGSHRQFRHPTKPGLVTVAGHPNDDVAPGTLNSVLKQAGLK from the coding sequence ATGAAGGTCCGAATCCTCTTGAGAATCCTCGCCCAAGACGGTTGGCGGCTTGCCAGAATCCGTGGCAGTCACCGACAATTCAGGCATCCGACAAAGCCAGGGCTGGTGACGGTCGCGGGTCACCCCAACGATGACGTTGCCCCCGGTACCTTGAACAGCGTACTCAAGCAGGCGGGATTGAAATGA
- a CDS encoding nuclear transport factor 2 family protein — translation MTIRPSAAALLLFVLPASLPAQLPAPEALVKGLITADRSFSDIGKLRGCGAVLTEMFAPDVTIPAGPRGLLQGRDSVLAVYAASPGFATAKCSWTPIRGGIAADGSQGFTFGAMTQANADGTAVPFRYLAYWVKGGAGWQVAVYKRLRAPVPVMPTTMRMAAIPPAYIAPRSDAATQRTIEESLAEAERTFSREAQTIGLGPAFAKHGSADAMNLGSQADSNFTFGAEAIGRKIGDGDTTKTSPVTWGPDRVIAASSGDLGVTIGMIYPKEPAADGSKAKGFPFFTVWRRAGPGQPWRYVAE, via the coding sequence ATGACCATTCGCCCCTCCGCCGCCGCGCTCCTCCTCTTCGTCCTGCCGGCATCCCTCCCGGCCCAGCTTCCCGCTCCGGAAGCTCTGGTCAAAGGGCTGATCACAGCCGACCGCTCCTTCTCCGACATCGGCAAACTCCGCGGCTGTGGCGCCGTACTCACCGAGATGTTCGCCCCCGACGTGACCATTCCGGCCGGTCCCCGCGGCCTGCTCCAGGGGCGCGACAGCGTCCTGGCCGTCTACGCCGCATCGCCCGGCTTCGCCACGGCGAAGTGCAGCTGGACCCCGATCCGCGGCGGGATCGCCGCCGACGGGTCGCAGGGCTTCACCTTCGGCGCGATGACGCAGGCCAATGCCGACGGCACCGCCGTACCGTTCCGCTATCTGGCCTACTGGGTCAAGGGGGGGGCGGGCTGGCAGGTCGCCGTGTACAAGCGGTTGCGGGCCCCCGTGCCGGTGATGCCCACCACGATGCGGATGGCCGCAATTCCCCCCGCCTACATCGCCCCGCGCAGCGACGCCGCCACGCAGCGCACCATCGAGGAGTCGCTCGCCGAGGCCGAGCGGACCTTCTCGCGCGAGGCGCAGACGATCGGCCTCGGCCCCGCCTTCGCCAAGCATGGCAGCGCCGATGCGATGAACCTCGGCTCGCAGGCCGACAGCAACTTCACCTTTGGCGCCGAAGCGATTGGTCGGAAGATCGGCGACGGTGACACCACGAAGACGTCGCCCGTAACGTGGGGGCCCGACCGCGTGATCGCCGCGTCGAGCGGCGACCTGGGCGTGACGATCGGGATGATCTACCCCAAGGAGCCCGCCGCCGATGGCAGCAAGGCGAAGGGCTTCCCGTTCTTCACCGTGTGGCGGCGTGCGGGGCCGGGGCAGCCGTGGCGGTATGTGGCGGAGTGA